The following are from one region of the Pseudodesulfovibrio piezophilus C1TLV30 genome:
- the tsaA gene encoding tRNA (N6-threonylcarbamoyladenosine(37)-N6)-methyltransferase TrmO: protein MNKELVIIGVVRSSIKDLSTAPKMEDAPGAVQATIEIDPLYAEGLDSMQAGAQLELLTWLHQAERDVLKVHPRGDKKRPLRGVFTTRSPFRPNPVGLHRVTLVSIKGTTLTIEPLEVLDGTPVIDIKPKP from the coding sequence ATGAATAAAGAACTTGTCATTATTGGAGTGGTCCGATCATCAATCAAAGATCTGAGCACTGCTCCCAAAATGGAAGACGCCCCTGGGGCTGTTCAGGCAACAATCGAAATCGATCCACTCTACGCTGAAGGGCTGGACTCAATGCAGGCAGGAGCACAGCTAGAATTACTCACCTGGCTTCACCAAGCAGAAAGAGACGTTCTTAAAGTACATCCTCGTGGCGACAAGAAACGCCCCCTGCGCGGGGTCTTTACAACACGGTCCCCTTTTCGCCCTAACCCAGTAGGCTTGCATCGTGTCACACTTGTTTCGATAAAAGGGACAACCCTGACTATCGAACCCCTGGAAGTGCTCGATGGCACACCGGTTATCGATATAAAACCCAAACCTTGA
- a CDS encoding YggT family protein translates to MDLIVRAIATILGIVLNAYFWIVIISALLSWVNPDPYNPIVRFLRGVTEPVFYKIRSVVPFVVVGGFDLSPIIVILAIKVCEIVVVGNLMRLAYSFGSGSPML, encoded by the coding sequence ATGGACTTGATTGTCCGCGCTATCGCAACTATTCTTGGTATTGTTCTCAACGCATATTTCTGGATTGTTATCATCTCTGCGTTGCTTTCCTGGGTAAACCCTGACCCATATAATCCTATTGTTCGTTTTTTACGTGGGGTAACGGAACCTGTATTTTACAAAATTCGTAGTGTTGTCCCGTTTGTCGTTGTTGGAGGTTTCGACCTGTCTCCAATCATCGTTATCTTGGCTATCAAGGTGTGCGAGATTGTTGTTGTCGGTAATCTTATGCGCTTAGCCTACTCTTTTGGCTCAGGCTCTCCAATGCTGTGA
- a CDS encoding DUF465 domain-containing protein → MEANDIELIVKHEGEDAELKALWDQHIVYEKLLDKIESKSYHSPTEIQEMKELKKKKLAGKTQLQTLLDKYRGEEA, encoded by the coding sequence ATGGAAGCCAATGACATTGAACTCATTGTGAAGCATGAGGGAGAAGACGCCGAATTGAAGGCTCTATGGGATCAGCACATTGTATACGAAAAATTGTTAGATAAGATTGAGTCGAAATCCTATCATTCCCCTACGGAAATTCAGGAAATGAAAGAACTCAAGAAGAAAAAGTTGGCAGGTAAGACTCAGTTACAGACCCTGCTTGACAAATATAGAGGAGAGGAGGCTTAA
- the sixA gene encoding phosphohistidine phosphatase SixA, which produces MLIHLMQHGACLPKELDPTQPLSPVGREQIEKSAKAAQRLGLNFELIIASHKPRSFQTAEIMAQGTNYPLKRIELSDTVTPMAAPQSTLDFIQEYEGLDSILITGHQPSLTRLVSTLLTGSEHLKIVIENGGLIQLLMGTGTRLASLNWHLSPAHLTFIAES; this is translated from the coding sequence ATGTTAATTCATTTAATGCAACACGGAGCCTGCCTGCCCAAAGAGCTTGATCCTACTCAACCTCTCAGTCCTGTTGGCCGAGAACAAATTGAAAAATCGGCAAAAGCGGCACAAAGGCTTGGACTTAACTTTGAACTGATAATTGCCAGTCACAAACCTCGTTCATTCCAAACAGCCGAAATCATGGCCCAGGGGACGAACTATCCTTTGAAGCGCATTGAATTGAGTGACACAGTAACACCAATGGCCGCTCCTCAGTCCACTCTGGATTTTATTCAAGAGTACGAAGGCCTGGATTCGATATTGATTACAGGCCATCAGCCCTCATTGACAAGACTTGTTTCAACCCTTTTAACAGGATCTGAGCATCTCAAAATAGTAATAGAAAATGGCGGTCTTATACAACTTTTAATGGGAACAGGCACAAGACTCGCAAGCCTGAATTGGCACCTCTCTCCAGCACATCTGACATTTATCGCCGAAAGTTAA
- the ilvB gene encoding biosynthetic-type acetolactate synthase large subunit has translation MKLTGAQMLLKCLEEEGVDVMFGFPGGAVIDIYDEIPNSSVEHILVRHEQGAIHAADGYARATGQVGVCLVTSGPGATNTVTGIATAYADSIPVVIFTGQVPRPLIGNDAFQEVDIVGITRPCTKHNYLVQDIEELAATVKQAFYLARSGRPGPVLVDVPKDVQSQIAEFHYPEKVEMRSYNPTSKPHVGQVRKVVKLLKNAKRPLIYSGGGVVTSGSHEELTWLAKELHIPVTSTLMGLGAFPGNDDMFLGMLGMHGTYAANMAVNNCDLLLAVGARFDDRVTGKVDTFAPKATIVHIDIDPTSIQKNVSVHVPLVADCKSALSALKKETRATQDEFDWAADHKEWVDQVLAWSAQHPLTYADDAESIKPQYVVEKIYEITQGDAIIATEVGQNQMWAAQFFKYTKPNTLLTSGGLGTMGYGFPAAMGAQRAFPDKLVIDIAGDGSIQMCIQEMMTVVCNKLPVKIVILNNGYLGMVRQWQELFYDKNYCETCMDAQPDFVKLAEAYGAAGYRVTEKNAVESTLREAFAIDKPVIVDIRVAREENVYPMVPAGASLTEMLLV, from the coding sequence ATGAAATTGACCGGGGCCCAGATGCTACTCAAGTGTCTGGAAGAGGAAGGAGTTGATGTCATGTTCGGATTCCCGGGTGGAGCCGTCATAGACATCTATGATGAGATACCCAATTCATCCGTTGAGCATATTCTAGTGCGCCATGAACAAGGTGCTATCCATGCTGCGGATGGATATGCCCGGGCTACAGGCCAGGTCGGGGTATGCCTAGTCACCTCCGGCCCCGGTGCCACCAATACTGTAACCGGCATTGCTACGGCATATGCTGATTCCATTCCGGTGGTCATCTTTACAGGACAGGTCCCACGTCCTCTAATCGGTAATGATGCTTTTCAGGAAGTTGATATTGTCGGTATCACCAGGCCGTGTACAAAGCATAATTATCTGGTTCAGGATATTGAAGAACTTGCCGCGACGGTCAAGCAGGCCTTTTATCTCGCCCGCTCTGGCCGTCCCGGCCCTGTCCTTGTTGACGTACCTAAAGACGTGCAGAGTCAGATCGCGGAATTTCACTATCCAGAAAAAGTGGAGATGCGCAGCTATAATCCGACGAGTAAGCCTCATGTTGGGCAAGTCCGCAAGGTTGTCAAACTGCTGAAGAATGCAAAGAGGCCGTTGATTTATTCAGGTGGGGGAGTTGTCACTTCCGGAAGTCACGAAGAATTGACATGGCTGGCAAAAGAGCTGCACATTCCAGTGACTTCTACTCTGATGGGTTTGGGAGCATTTCCTGGTAATGACGATATGTTTCTGGGAATGCTTGGTATGCATGGAACGTATGCAGCGAATATGGCGGTGAACAATTGTGATCTACTTTTGGCTGTGGGGGCTCGATTTGATGACCGAGTAACCGGCAAGGTTGATACCTTTGCTCCCAAGGCAACGATTGTTCATATTGATATTGACCCAACATCAATTCAAAAAAATGTCTCGGTCCATGTTCCTCTTGTCGCTGATTGTAAGTCAGCATTGTCTGCACTGAAAAAAGAGACTCGGGCAACTCAGGATGAGTTTGATTGGGCTGCGGATCACAAGGAGTGGGTTGATCAAGTACTTGCATGGAGTGCGCAGCACCCTCTGACTTATGCGGATGATGCTGAATCCATCAAACCGCAATATGTCGTTGAGAAAATCTACGAGATAACTCAGGGCGATGCTATTATCGCCACAGAGGTCGGGCAAAATCAGATGTGGGCTGCTCAGTTTTTCAAGTATACAAAGCCCAATACTTTGCTGACATCTGGCGGGCTCGGAACCATGGGGTACGGTTTTCCCGCAGCCATGGGGGCGCAAAGGGCTTTCCCTGATAAGCTTGTGATCGACATCGCTGGAGATGGATCTATACAGATGTGTATTCAGGAAATGATGACGGTGGTCTGTAATAAGCTTCCCGTTAAGATCGTCATTCTCAATAATGGTTACCTTGGAATGGTTCGTCAATGGCAGGAGCTGTTCTATGACAAAAATTATTGTGAGACCTGCATGGATGCTCAACCTGATTTTGTTAAACTTGCAGAGGCCTATGGAGCTGCTGGTTATCGTGTAACTGAGAAAAATGCCGTAGAATCCACGCTTCGTGAAGCTTTTGCAATTGATAAGCCTGTCATTGTCGATATACGGGTTGCTCGGGAAGAAAATGTCTACCCAATGGTCCCGGCTGGTGCCTCGTTGACCGAGATGTTGCTGGTGTAG
- a CDS encoding DivIVA domain-containing protein, whose translation MTVSKIDLLNKQFSRRMFGYSRIEVDQFMLELAEVLGNAADRRKNLKRKIRQLEHSVKEYRQRDETLRDTLVSTQKMVDDLKVSASKEAQLIMDEARAKADATVQKGHNRLAQIHEEIEALKRQRSRFEIELKGLLKSHLEMVELSEPGRDQVEELESKLKYLKKVD comes from the coding sequence ATGACCGTTTCTAAAATTGATCTCCTCAACAAACAGTTTTCTCGTAGGATGTTTGGGTATTCTCGCATTGAGGTTGACCAGTTCATGCTGGAATTGGCTGAAGTGCTTGGAAATGCTGCAGATAGGCGTAAGAATCTTAAACGGAAGATTCGTCAGCTTGAACACTCTGTAAAGGAGTATCGGCAACGCGACGAGACCTTGCGTGATACTTTGGTGAGCACCCAAAAGATGGTTGATGACTTAAAGGTATCAGCAAGTAAGGAAGCGCAATTGATCATGGATGAGGCGCGGGCAAAGGCCGATGCAACTGTGCAGAAAGGGCATAATCGGCTGGCGCAAATTCATGAAGAGATAGAGGCTTTGAAAAGGCAGAGAAGTCGCTTTGAGATAGAATTAAAAGGACTGCTTAAGTCGCATTTGGAAATGGTGGAATTGAGCGAACCGGGAAGAGACCAAGTCGAAGAGTTGGAGTCCAAGTTGAAATACTTAAAAAAAGTTGACTAA
- a CDS encoding HAD family hydrolase produces the protein MALANPLMNVKLLEGLKCVIFDCDGVLIDSLQANIHYYGNIKEQLGLPPLTASEIKHVHMFTHRDAIKHIVPDELFEQAWEVVRNFDSSSLTQYMTRSEGVREFLCWLRDTGFKLAVNTSRADSMDFILKLMDLEGFFFPVMTSGKLVSPKPHPEGMFKILRELDMQPEEVAYIGDSLVDEKAGRASGVRFWAYRNQSLSAQVHIESFWDIKAAMQRCYKGFAPRF, from the coding sequence ATGGCGTTGGCCAATCCACTTATGAATGTCAAGCTCCTTGAAGGGCTTAAATGTGTTATATTTGATTGTGATGGGGTTCTTATAGATTCATTACAGGCGAATATTCACTATTATGGAAATATAAAAGAACAATTGGGACTTCCTCCTCTCACTGCTTCAGAAATAAAACATGTTCACATGTTTACGCATAGGGATGCCATCAAACACATCGTTCCTGATGAGCTTTTCGAACAGGCTTGGGAAGTGGTGCGGAATTTTGATTCCAGCAGCTTGACGCAATACATGACGCGATCTGAAGGGGTTCGTGAGTTCCTGTGCTGGTTGCGGGACACAGGATTTAAACTTGCCGTCAATACCAGCCGGGCAGATTCGATGGACTTTATCTTGAAGCTTATGGATCTGGAGGGTTTTTTCTTTCCGGTCATGACTTCCGGGAAATTGGTTTCACCGAAACCTCATCCTGAAGGAATGTTCAAAATTTTGAGAGAGCTGGACATGCAGCCTGAAGAAGTTGCGTATATAGGTGATTCCTTGGTCGATGAAAAAGCTGGGCGTGCATCGGGAGTCCGATTCTGGGCATATAGGAATCAATCTTTGTCCGCTCAGGTTCATATTGAGAGCTTTTGGGATATCAAGGCCGCAATGCAGCGTTGTTATAAGGGATTTGCTCCAAGATTTTAA
- the pgsA gene encoding CDP-diacylglycerol--glycerol-3-phosphate 3-phosphatidyltransferase encodes MAQDDIWTIPNILTLSRILLTPVFVMAYTSENFNLAWILFAIAGLTDALDGFLARIWNQRTQLGAMLDPLADKALLVTSFVCLALKLWLPTWLAVLVVSRDVIIIGGLFALNLWGVDVKNRIQPIWVSKLTTVVQIFLIIYVMITRTFSLEFPFILNIMVWVTAFLTIWSGGAYLKRGFALFEEVNGD; translated from the coding sequence GTGGCTCAAGACGACATATGGACAATTCCCAACATTCTTACCCTAAGCCGGATTCTTTTGACTCCGGTTTTCGTCATGGCGTATACGAGTGAAAATTTTAATTTGGCGTGGATTCTTTTTGCTATAGCGGGATTAACTGATGCTCTAGATGGTTTTTTGGCCCGTATTTGGAATCAACGGACACAGCTCGGTGCCATGCTGGATCCACTGGCGGACAAAGCCCTCTTGGTGACATCTTTTGTTTGCCTTGCCCTCAAGCTTTGGCTGCCAACTTGGTTGGCTGTCCTGGTAGTCAGTCGTGATGTCATCATCATTGGTGGGTTATTTGCCCTGAATCTCTGGGGTGTTGATGTAAAAAATCGTATCCAACCAATCTGGGTTAGTAAGCTGACGACTGTTGTCCAAATATTTTTGATCATTTATGTGATGATTACTCGAACGTTTTCTCTAGAGTTTCCTTTCATACTCAACATAATGGTATGGGTGACAGCCTTTTTGACGATTTGGTCTGGAGGCGCTTATTTAAAGAGAGGATTCGCTTTATTCGAGGAAGTGAATGGAGATTAA
- a CDS encoding DNA alkylation repair protein produces MAGEMKAVISCEFITQLAAEIKMHLPEFPSEDYTQSVCGESWKSLELKERLRKGAAILGQLFPCDYAESIEVLKLVAPSYNGLQSLLFPEYVEQFGLGNWDISMDALAFFTPLGSAEFAVRPFIRLDQERMTRQLLLWSESDDMHLRRLASEGCRPRLPWASPLRRFIKNPDPIIPILTQLKSDPEEYVRRSVANNLNDISKDHSARVLELGSQWIGFSIEVEKVVKHGLRTLLKKGHTDALRLFGFGDPKDICIENFRLPGQTISIGTTQAIQFDVVYSGVSPVKVRLEYAIDYRKANGSTSRKVFQAGESFFKHGKSQIERKQSFKQMTTRKHYPGNHAISILVNGCEKAHISFILLPE; encoded by the coding sequence ATGGCTGGTGAAATGAAAGCTGTAATTTCGTGCGAGTTTATCACTCAGCTCGCTGCTGAAATCAAGATGCATTTACCCGAATTCCCTTCTGAGGATTATACACAATCTGTTTGCGGAGAATCCTGGAAATCCTTGGAACTCAAAGAGAGATTGAGAAAAGGGGCAGCCATCCTTGGGCAACTCTTTCCATGTGATTATGCTGAATCGATTGAGGTGCTTAAATTGGTTGCACCGAGTTATAATGGATTGCAGTCCTTACTCTTTCCTGAATATGTGGAACAATTTGGTCTGGGAAACTGGGATATATCAATGGATGCCCTCGCGTTTTTCACGCCCCTGGGGAGTGCTGAGTTTGCTGTGCGTCCATTTATCCGATTGGATCAAGAAAGAATGACGCGTCAATTGCTTCTTTGGTCGGAAAGCGATGATATGCATTTAAGACGCCTTGCTTCCGAGGGCTGTCGTCCTCGATTGCCTTGGGCTTCTCCCTTACGCAGATTTATTAAAAATCCAGACCCCATTATCCCCATACTGACACAGCTCAAGAGTGACCCAGAAGAATACGTTCGTCGCAGTGTCGCCAATAATCTCAACGACATATCAAAGGATCATTCTGCTCGTGTCCTGGAGCTTGGTTCACAGTGGATCGGTTTTTCGATTGAAGTTGAAAAAGTTGTTAAACATGGTTTGAGAACATTGTTGAAAAAAGGGCATACAGACGCTTTGCGATTGTTTGGTTTTGGTGACCCAAAGGATATCTGTATAGAGAATTTTCGATTACCTGGGCAGACGATTTCGATAGGAACGACACAGGCAATCCAATTTGACGTTGTCTATTCCGGGGTGTCACCAGTTAAAGTTCGACTCGAATATGCAATCGATTATCGCAAAGCGAATGGGAGTACATCCAGAAAAGTCTTTCAAGCTGGTGAGTCGTTTTTTAAACACGGTAAATCTCAGATTGAAAGGAAGCAGTCCTTCAAACAAATGACAACTCGGAAGCATTATCCAGGAAACCATGCAATTTCGATCCTGGTCAATGGCTGTGAGAAGGCTCATATCTCATTTATTTTGTTACCAGAATAA
- the miaA gene encoding tRNA (adenosine(37)-N6)-dimethylallyltransferase MiaA, which produces MKQIPSVVCLLGPTGTGKTAAAITLSRQVPVSVINFDSRQVYADFPLITAQPNEEEQSMCPHLLYGFLPTETKMTAARFVTLAMEKINEVWKAGRLPVLVGGTGMYLRSLLQGIAPIPPIPEEIRTAVLARVQSEGPQKLHEELLATDPDYAAKIHPNDAQRNSRAAEVFLATGKNMTWWHTNSEHIPAPCKALKIGIDISLKELEPHLAARIDSMLELGALQEAQVALAACPDPRAPGWTGIGCAELLAYLQKEISLETAQLEWIKHTRAYAKRQITWFKKETDINWFSLGEGEAVAEFALQWLDKSGVNFRR; this is translated from the coding sequence ATGAAACAAATTCCTTCAGTCGTTTGCCTGCTTGGTCCAACTGGTACAGGGAAAACGGCAGCAGCCATTACGCTATCCCGCCAGGTTCCGGTGAGTGTCATTAATTTTGATTCTCGCCAAGTCTATGCTGACTTCCCTCTTATTACGGCACAGCCCAATGAGGAAGAGCAGAGCATGTGCCCTCATCTTTTATATGGTTTCTTACCAACAGAGACGAAGATGACAGCGGCCCGGTTCGTTACGTTGGCAATGGAAAAGATCAATGAGGTGTGGAAAGCAGGACGACTGCCGGTTTTAGTCGGAGGGACTGGGATGTATTTACGCTCTCTTTTACAGGGAATTGCGCCAATACCTCCCATCCCTGAGGAAATTCGCACAGCAGTCTTGGCTCGAGTGCAATCAGAGGGGCCGCAAAAACTCCATGAAGAATTGCTGGCTACCGATCCTGACTATGCTGCGAAAATTCATCCGAACGATGCACAGAGAAATAGCCGGGCGGCTGAAGTCTTTCTTGCTACCGGAAAGAATATGACATGGTGGCATACCAATAGCGAACATATTCCTGCTCCATGCAAGGCTTTGAAAATAGGTATTGATATATCCCTCAAAGAGTTGGAACCGCATCTTGCGGCTCGAATCGATTCCATGCTTGAACTTGGGGCTCTTCAAGAGGCCCAAGTTGCTCTGGCCGCATGTCCGGACCCACGAGCTCCGGGGTGGACCGGAATAGGGTGTGCTGAATTATTGGCGTATCTGCAAAAGGAAATATCACTTGAAACTGCCCAGCTTGAATGGATCAAGCATACTCGAGCTTACGCCAAGCGGCAGATAACCTGGTTTAAAAAAGAGACTGACATCAACTGGTTTTCCCTTGGCGAAGGGGAAGCTGTTGCTGAGTTTGCTTTGCAATGGCTTGATAAGAGTGGAGTTAACTTTCGGCGATAA
- the tatA gene encoding twin-arginine translocase TatA/TatE family subunit has translation MIGGFGVWELLIILVIVLVIFGAKKLPEIGGGIGQAISNFKRASSEPEEIDVTPKNEDKKEN, from the coding sequence ATGATCGGCGGATTTGGAGTATGGGAACTGTTGATTATCCTCGTTATCGTGCTGGTCATCTTCGGTGCCAAAAAGTTGCCTGAAATAGGCGGCGGCATTGGACAGGCCATCAGCAATTTCAAACGGGCTTCCAGCGAGCCTGAAGAGATTGATGTGACTCCCAAAAATGAGGATAAAAAGGAAAATTAG
- the ilvC gene encoding ketol-acid reductoisomerase, producing the protein MKVYYENDADLSLLKNKTVAVVGYGSQGHAHAQNLRDSGVNVIVAQRPGGPNYDLAKEHGFEPMSVADAAKQADLIMILLPDQYQADVFAADILPHLEEGNVIAFGHGFNVHFQQITPPKGVDCIMIAPKGPGHLVRRTYTEGGAVPCLAAVAVDASGKAMDIALAYAKGIGGTRSGVIETTFKEETETDLFGEQAVLCGGLTELCKAGFETLVEAGYQPEVAYFECLHELKLIIDLMYEGGMAKMRYSISDTAEFGDYVTGPRIITEETREEMRRVLKDIQTGAFARDFILDNKAGQVGLKTMRRMGAESQIEEVGGRLREMMSWLEK; encoded by the coding sequence ATGAAAGTTTATTACGAGAATGATGCAGATCTGAGCTTGCTGAAAAACAAAACCGTAGCGGTAGTCGGCTACGGCAGCCAGGGCCATGCCCATGCACAGAACCTCCGCGACTCCGGCGTTAACGTTATTGTTGCACAGCGTCCTGGTGGCCCCAACTACGATCTTGCCAAGGAACACGGCTTTGAGCCGATGTCCGTGGCCGATGCAGCCAAGCAGGCTGATCTCATAATGATCCTGCTGCCTGATCAGTATCAGGCTGATGTTTTTGCCGCAGATATTCTTCCTCACCTCGAAGAAGGCAATGTGATTGCTTTCGGCCATGGCTTCAATGTTCATTTCCAGCAGATTACTCCTCCGAAGGGTGTCGATTGTATCATGATTGCCCCTAAAGGTCCGGGACACCTGGTTCGTCGTACTTACACTGAAGGTGGAGCCGTTCCTTGTTTGGCTGCTGTGGCAGTGGATGCTTCCGGTAAGGCTATGGATATTGCTTTGGCATACGCTAAGGGTATCGGTGGCACGCGTTCAGGTGTTATTGAAACAACATTCAAGGAAGAAACTGAGACAGATTTGTTTGGTGAACAGGCTGTCTTGTGTGGTGGACTGACCGAGTTGTGTAAAGCTGGTTTTGAAACATTGGTTGAAGCCGGATATCAGCCTGAAGTTGCTTATTTCGAATGCCTGCACGAATTGAAATTGATCATTGACCTGATGTATGAAGGCGGCATGGCCAAGATGCGGTATTCCATTTCTGACACAGCAGAATTTGGTGATTATGTCACTGGTCCTCGCATTATCACAGAGGAAACCCGTGAAGAGATGCGTCGTGTCCTGAAGGATATTCAGACTGGTGCATTTGCGCGTGATTTCATTTTGGATAACAAAGCTGGCCAGGTTGGTTTAAAGACCATGCGTCGCATGGGGGCAGAGTCCCAGATCGAAGAAGTCGGTGGACGTCTTCGTGAAATGATGAGCTGGTTGGAAAAATAG
- the ilvN gene encoding acetolactate synthase small subunit, giving the protein MNKHTLSVVVENEPGVLSRVAGLFSGRGFNIYSLNVAPTLEKGVSLMTIVAEGDDGIIEQIVKQLRKLVPTIKVKDLTELQSVEREMVLLKVNAEDSKRAEILRIVDIFRCKVVDVSPDEVTIEVTGDQGKISALVNLLSRFGIKEIARTGNVAMQRSMQIDL; this is encoded by the coding sequence ATGAATAAACATACACTTTCTGTCGTAGTTGAAAATGAACCGGGTGTGTTATCTAGAGTTGCTGGGCTTTTTAGTGGCCGCGGCTTTAATATCTATTCCTTAAATGTCGCCCCCACTCTTGAAAAAGGTGTTTCACTCATGACAATCGTTGCTGAAGGTGACGATGGCATAATTGAACAGATCGTTAAACAACTACGCAAGTTAGTTCCTACCATAAAAGTCAAGGATCTCACGGAACTTCAATCTGTTGAGCGGGAGATGGTTCTGCTCAAGGTTAATGCCGAAGATTCGAAACGAGCTGAAATTCTCCGTATTGTTGACATCTTCAGGTGTAAGGTTGTAGATGTCAGCCCCGATGAGGTGACTATTGAGGTCACTGGTGATCAGGGAAAAATCTCTGCGCTGGTGAATCTGCTCAGCCGTTTCGGAATCAAAGAGATCGCCCGCACCGGGAATGTTGCCATGCAGCGTTCCATGCAGATCGACCTATAA
- a CDS encoding DUF2179 domain-containing protein produces MVTVLGESRAAFCLGCLEMLLWVFGTSTVMLKVGEEPFLGVCYAVGFACGNVVGIIAEKKLALGNVVVRIISAWRGTEIAHAIRDAGFMITTVAGEGSQGAVTVQFVVCKRKDMNQVLAIARSLDHDLFYTFETAGGASEVHSPSESRVSKVLRPIKRLVPIQ; encoded by the coding sequence ATGGTAACGGTTTTGGGTGAGTCTCGAGCAGCATTTTGTCTAGGATGTTTGGAAATGCTTCTTTGGGTTTTTGGAACTTCAACAGTTATGCTCAAAGTTGGTGAAGAACCCTTTCTGGGCGTTTGTTATGCCGTTGGCTTTGCTTGTGGCAATGTCGTTGGCATTATTGCTGAGAAAAAACTTGCACTGGGTAATGTCGTGGTTCGTATTATCAGTGCATGGCGAGGGACGGAAATCGCACACGCCATCCGAGATGCCGGGTTTATGATCACTACTGTGGCAGGTGAAGGGTCTCAGGGAGCTGTGACTGTTCAGTTTGTCGTCTGTAAGCGAAAAGATATGAATCAGGTTTTGGCTATTGCACGCAGCCTTGATCATGATCTTTTTTACACTTTTGAAACCGCAGGTGGGGCGAGTGAGGTACATAGCCCCAGTGAGAGCCGAGTTTCAAAAGTTTTACGTCCGATAAAACGTCTTGTTCCGATACAATAA